GGCTGCTCGATGGAGGGGTGACTGACTCGGGTCAGCCGTACGCCGTGATGGAGTACGTCGAAGGTCTGCCCATCGATCAGTACTGCGAGCGCCATAAGCTCTCCGTCGCGGACCGTCTGCGCCTCTTTTTGCAGGTGGCTAAGGCTGTAGAGTTCGCTCATAGGAACCTGGTGCTCCATCTGGACCTCAAACCAGCCAACATACTCGTAACAGCCGACGGCGCAGCGCGCCTTCTGGACTTTGGAATCTCGCGCATCCTCAATGAGACGCACACCACTGAGCTGACCGCGCCGCTGTTGACGTTGCAGTACGCCAGCCCGGAGCAACTCAGCGGTCAGCCGGTGGGAATGGCGAGCGATGAATTCTCGCTGGCGACCGTCCTCTACAAAATGCTGACGGGGACTCTGCCCTATCCCATCGAGGGGATGTCGAGCTTCGAGGCAGCACGCGTCGTCCGGGAAACGGCCGCGCGCCCGGCGAGCGAGGTTGCGCCTCCGGAGCGCAAGGCTGAACTGCGGGGGGACCTCGACATCATCCTGCTTCACGCATTGCGCAAAGAACCAGAGCGCCGTTACGGCACGGTATCCGACTTTGCCCGGGATGTGGAGCGTTATCTCGCTTCGGAGCCCGTTGCGGCGCACGCCGACAGCGTCCGCTATCGCGTATCGAAATTTGTGCGTCGCCATCGCGGTTACGTTGGGGTGGCTGCTGCGGCCCTAGTGATTGCGATGGTGAGTGTGGTGTTCGTCGTTCGGTACGCCATCGTTGCGCGCCGCGCGGAAAACGTCGCTGAGACGCGCCTGAAAGACGTGCACGACCTCGCGCACACCTTCATCTTCGACGTCGACCCGAAGCTTGACGGAATTCCGGGCACCGTAGAAGCCCGGGGCGTCATTCTGAAAACGGGCATGAAATACCTTGACGTCTCCGCGGCGGCCTCCGGCAACGACGATAAGTTGAAGATGGAGCTCGCGCAGGGATATGCGCAATTGAGTCAGGAGCAGTACAACTTCCTCAAGCAGAGCGAGGGCGACGTAGCCGGCGCTCACGTCTCACAGGCCAAGGCGCTGGCACTCGCCGAAAATGTGCTGAGCCGGCACCCCAAAGATCCGAAGACGATTCAGGATTTCATCTTCGTCGACCTGCGTAACGCGCAGGCGATCGACGAGGCTCAGGGCGATATTCCCGCTTATGACGCGCAACTGAAGCATATGTGGGAGGTGGGACAGCCGCTGCTGACCGGGAAACCGACCGCGCGAAGCCTGAATACGATGGCCTCGATCGCCGGTGAACTCGCGACCAATCGCACTGGCAACGGAGCGATGTGGAATTTCGCCGACCCGCGTGGCGGCATTACCTGGGCCGTGAAGTCGCGTGAGCTCGCGGACCGCGTGGTACGCGAATATCCGAATGACGTCGTCGCGACCTGGTCGACGGTAAATGCGATCTACGCCGAACTCACGATCATCGACAGTTCCATCTACCTGGGTGATGAAAACGGAGTGCGCAACGCTTATGCGGAGCTGGAACGCCGGGCGCAGGATCCCCGGGTGCAGGATCCCCGCCTTGCCCAAGTACGGCATGTGATTCGGGATTACGAACTCGCCACGGCAGTGCTTTTGCGCGA
This genomic interval from Acidobacteriaceae bacterium contains the following:
- a CDS encoding serine/threonine-protein kinase; the encoded protein is MTPEQWSKVRTELETVLLVDGADRNAYLEGLAGRSTEMHRAVLDLLGAEPECQRLFDVDRWRDEIERAVGLSGLMIGKYRVLHEIGSGGMGAVYLAERADQQFEQRVALKLMREILPGRGALERFRRERQILAKLEHPGIARLLDGGVTDSGQPYAVMEYVEGLPIDQYCERHKLSVADRLRLFLQVAKAVEFAHRNLVLHLDLKPANILVTADGAARLLDFGISRILNETHTTELTAPLLTLQYASPEQLSGQPVGMASDEFSLATVLYKMLTGTLPYPIEGMSSFEAARVVRETAARPASEVAPPERKAELRGDLDIILLHALRKEPERRYGTVSDFARDVERYLASEPVAAHADSVRYRVSKFVRRHRGYVGVAAAALVIAMVSVVFVVRYAIVARRAENVAETRLKDVHDLAHTFIFDVDPKLDGIPGTVEARGVILKTGMKYLDVSAAASGNDDKLKMELAQGYAQLSQEQYNFLKQSEGDVAGAHVSQAKALALAENVLSRHPKDPKTIQDFIFVDLRNAQAIDEAQGDIPAYDAQLKHMWEVGQPLLTGKPTARSLNTMASIAGELATNRTGNGAMWNFADPRGGITWAVKSRELADRVVREYPNDVVATWSTVNAIYAELTIIDSSIYLGDENGVRNAYAELERRAQDPRVQDPRLAQVRHVIRDYELATAVLLRDLPKADSLLANESEKDRPEAGNNAKLDQQYAMQLEYRALLELAEGQKRGADEAMRSFDAMEALERTSRGDVGPRVQLLWMGQQLGWEPLIPAVERRRILERALAIAENYAPRYPQVLSAEIRIAMCNLLLGRLLREERKFTEAATKFEAARQALVIARKGVPDPQEVDLVESQVEAEASGNLDRTDACIQRIGARYFYSFLNGRQQIAACAAR